The Malus domestica chromosome 17, GDT2T_hap1 genome contains the following window.
ATCTggttaatttgaatttttttgtataattactGTATTTTGATGGTGTTCCTGACTCTTGAAGCTCCAATTTTTTGTCGTAATCCTGGACATTTCAACTTAAATATCGAATTTttgaaatatatttatatacaataTACATGAGTGTATTTATGTGTTGTGTTTAATTTACTAAGTAGCAGTATTTGAGTTCAGTATCGTACTTGGTTGGTTTTCTGATCTACcaatgattttttatgtattgCAGAGTACTTTCTGGGTGGTCTCTTACAAAAGAAGTTGCTTCTTCGTAAATATGGAATCCCAGAATTTTATCGGTCTCCTTGCTTCTGGTGATTCTGTCATCGAGAATGTGGGGCACGAAAGTGATGTTCAATATGAAGTTAAAGAAAATGGGGCGGATCTGGGGCAGGAAAGGGATGTTCAATGTGAAGTTCAAGCTAACAGTGAGAACCTGAGGCATGAAAGTGATGTTCAATATGAAGTTAGCCATTGCATGCTAGAATCAAACCTTGAAAAAGAATTGGTTGAAGGTGATTCAGATATGGAAATTGAGGACATAAACAACCTCCCTGCCTTGGACAGTTCTCGTTCGGCAAATGTTGAAATCAAATTAGGGGGTAACAAGGACGGGGATGCTCATTGTATACTGTCTGAAACTGTTACAGTTGCAGGAAAGTCAAATGTTTTGTTCCCGAAGGTGCATGAAAATGGTTGCCTTCCGGTCCAAGATTCAAGTACCTTTAAAGTCCCCAAAAAGGGCGGCACTTGTATCCTTCTTCTACATTTGTTTTTTCTTAAGGTTTTCTCCTTGTTCATTTTCAAGCACTTTCCAACTGTGTAACTTTGTGGCATGTGCAAATAGGTTTACTTCTTCAACCATATAATGCAGTATGTTAAAATTAAGAATACTGAAATGTAGGTTCTCTTCATTGATACCATgatctttgaatttttgttatCCGTAATTCAACATTGCTAGCTGTATCAGGTGTTAAGAGAGCTAGAATGACAGTTGATGAACATAAAGCTTCAGTGCGTGTGACATATGAGTCGTTGACAAGGTGGGGTTGGATTATGCtgtcaatttaattacttttatttttcatatgcaCTTAAGCATATATCAGTTATTTTTCATATGCACTTAAATGGGGTTGCATAATGTTTTCATATGCACTTAAGCAAAAAATACAAAGTATTTAGATTATGGAGTATATTTCCAATTGCAGTTTTCCATTTCTCAATTTCTTAAcgaattgtcataatttttttagagCTAGTAAACAAAAGCTTGAAGAACTATTACAGCAGTGGTCAGAGTGGCATGCAAAGCATTCTTCTTCATCTCAAGTAAGACTCCTCGTTTAGTTGGCTCATCATATTGAATACTTTATCTTGTGATGTCACTTTCCATGGGATGGATCATCCAAAGTGTTAAGTTTTAAAGAAAGATTAAGTTCCACTTTCTGTTTGAATGAAGACTCGCTCAAAATTCGGGGTGGGTTGAGTTTAACAATCCTGGGTTTTGGAAGCAATTTTGAACATTTGGCACAGAGAGGTGGCTTCGGCTTGTGAAATGCAGTAAACTTTGAAGaatgatttttgttgttataATTCTGGTTATATGGcatgaaagcaagagtatcttagAGAATGAGAGGTCTTCAATTGGTAGAGTCCAATCAATAAACTCGCTATTACCCTGTTTTGATTTGTTGACTAAAATTATAATGATGTGTTTTCTtgccttatttttatttttcttttgactgCTGGGTTTATGATTACTTGTATCATGTGATCTTTCAGGATTCTATTGAAGTAGTGGAATCAGGCGAAGAGACCTTCTTTCCAGCTCTTCATGTTGGCATAGAGAGGACGTCTGCGGTGGTATGGTCCTGTTATTGTGTCTACTTTTCTCTATATGCATTTTGTGTGCTTGAGTTTGGGTGCTTTTCTGATTACTTATAAAAAATCTTGTATTATACTTAGCTGCTAAAGTTGTGCAGCCACTAGTTGTTATACTTGGTGACATCTCCTGATTTAGCTTTCttcaatttgttaatttttctgtttgtcacaaaaactagaaaaaggaatgttttatataagtttcaTTGTTTGGTACCATTTGTTAGTTTTCTGAAGTATTCTTTCATGTTCAGTCTTTTTGGATGGACAACCAAACACGGAAGGCAGATAACAACGAATCCAATATTTTGGATAACAATGATGTGCCCCTGTATGATCGGGGTTACGCCTTAGGTTTGACTTTGGCGGGTGGCTCAAGTAATGCAGAGGGGTAAACATTTTTATCAGTATTTTCAATATCGTAGGATCGTGTTAttggttttatgttttatgaTGATGGTATTACTATATTTGTTGAAGGTTTTGTAGTTGGTTCCTCATTTTTCATGTTTTGATTTAATCCTTCTGATAGACATGTTTATGTCCTTGATCTTCTTGAGGGAGAAACCACCagataattaaaaatgaataatgaGTATCAAGAGTGAAGGGTGATTGGGCTCTGAATATTGTTAGGTGTCTAAGTAGAGGTCTTCATTTAATCCTTAATCTCATCATGACATGACAATCAGGAGGCTTTGTATGGTAATCTGGTGGTGAAATGTTTGAATCCATTTCATGGTTGTCTTCAGCCTGACTTCTACGTATAAGCAAAAAGTTGTTTTGCAGATGTTTGAtatctttctttcttatttttattttttgtttcagaGGCTTGGAGATTATAGATGATGCAAGCCGTTGTTTCAATTGTGGCTCTTATAGTCATTCGTTGAAAAATTGTCCAAAGCCTCGTAACAATGCAGCTGTCAACAGTGCCCGTAAACAGCTCAAGTCCAAACGTAATCAGAATGCTAGTTCTCGCAATCCAACACGATACTATCAGAATTCTCCAGCTGGAAAGTATGATGGTTTAAGGCCTGGTGCCCTCGATGCTGAGACACGGAAGCTTTTGGGTCTTGGGGTAAGTGATCACTCATTGTGTTTAATACAGAACACTTGTTATTGTCTACTGGTGTTCCTTAGAATTAAGAGGCAAATACTGTTAGTTGAACGTTAAGCTCCTATTCCAGATTGTATTATTATAGAAGCTTAATGATGTGCTTGCGGTCACATGAGTCTAGAATATTAGCACGGAAGCTTTTGGGTCTTGGGGTAAGTGATCACTCATTGTGTTTAATACAGAACACTTGTTATTGTCTACTGGTGTTCCTTAGAATTATGAGGCAAATACTGTTAGTTGAATGTTAAGCTCCTATTCCAGATTGTATTATAATAGAAGCTTAATGATGTGCTTGCGGTCACATGAGTCTAGAATATTAAGAAccgatttatttattaattaattaatttatttgctTGTGTGCAGGAGCTTGATCCACCACCTTGGCTTAACAGAATGCGAGAAATTGGTTACCCACCAGGATATCTAGGTATTTGAATATATTTTACTGAATTGGCAGTCACTTAAAGCAACCGATTATAAATAATTGTAGTTCTATCACAGAAGTACcaaaaaggcaaaaaaaaaaaaaaaaaaaaaaaacttggtgaAGTGTTTTCAAATTTACATTCCATTTTGCCAATGACCAACCAAAAGGGGAAAGAAAGTAGTTAGGTTTTTAGCAGGGAATTGATCTGGCCCTTGTGTCCTCCGGCttcatttattttgtcaaatttttattAGGCAGAAAAAAAGCTTGTGGGTCTGATTTGATGCATAATCAATGGAAAGTTGCTGAAGCTCTGATTAAATGGTTCATATGGTTGAAATGTTATATGCGGGATTAGGCTGTGCATTTGAAACATATTCGAATAGTACATGTTGAAAAGTTCAGAACTATTATTGCAATTTAATACTTGATTCTGGAACTGCATTGTTTGTGGCTGTGCAATGTGCATTTTGAAGAGATTACCCAGCATTAGCAAACGTTTGAGGTTTTTTGCTTTGTGATGTGTGGGATTTTCATATGCTCAGTTTATGGagagtacaacaacaacaacaacaaagccttttcccactaagctCAGTTTATGGAGAGTGATGTGCTAAAATCCTGGATAGCACCCTTGACCGTCCTGTTTTCTAGAAATATCAAACCTAGGTTTCAAAAAACTATTTTTTAGTCGTACTTTTAATTTATTGTacttcccttttccttttagATTTAAATTCTGTTTTGAAGTCGTAACACCTTGTCTTGGCATTTTTAGATGTAGATGATGAAGATCAGCCATCAGGGATAATAATATATGCTGATGGGGAAATTAAGGAAGAACAGGAGGACGGGGAAATTATTGAGACAGACTTTGCTGATCCAGCGAGGAAGAAGACGGTCAAATTTCCAGGAGTAAATGCACCAATCCCAGAAAATGCTGATGAGAGACTTTGGGCTCCTGGACATTCATTTGAAGATCTCTCTAGGAACCGTTCACACAGCAGAGTGAGCCATCATTCAGAACCTGTCAGCAGAGGGCATCCCCGCGAGCAAAGGTGGTCCAGGGATTGTAGAGACGATGGGCCTCCTGGCGTTGATCCAGGTTTTGCGCCATCTAGTTACCCTCCAAGATACGGTAGCTATGATTACGGTTACAACTCTCACGGTTCAAGTAGTGCTTCAGCACCAAGAAGTCCTACCTTCGGAAGGTCCCAGTCAGACAGAGTTAGAAGAATCCCGTCATTCAATGAAGGTTCTTTTCCATACTCCAATTCTCGTCATTCACCAAAGAATTATGACTCGGGCAGTACTGAAAGTTGGAACGATGGAAGCAGGAATGACTACGACCTTGATCTTTCAACTTATAGTAGGGATAGGCTAGACAGGCATCGCCATCACCGCAGGAGGTAATGGCAATGACATGTAGCCAGTAGAGATGCTTACTGTGATGGATATAGGGATAGTTTAATCCAAGGAGGCAGTTGTACAAAGAACTAGATGTGATGAGTTTAGATGGCTCTGTGATCATCAGCTGCTGTTGTTGTATGTTATTCTCTAATTTAATGTACTCGAAGATTCCAAGTTCGAAAACTTTGTCGCTTTCGGGCCTCATcaacatttaaataaaaataagaatttaTGGTAGAGTGAAGTTAAGGTGCAGGGAGTTAGGGTTTTGTCAAGAACtactatttgtttatttaaaaaaaaaaaaccttttataAGGGTTTTGTCATTAAATTCGTAGAAACTAAGGGTTTCCCTTTTCAATTATATGCCCATATTTCTATTCTAAAAAAATTACAGATAAACGCTTCAAACCCGATACTTTAGAAAAATATCTTTTAGAATTCTCAACTAAGAGCTAATTAAAACATGACAAGTGATTGGTTGATCAAATGACCGATTCATTTTGAGCGCTATTGCGCAATTTATAATTCCAATGgctgagtttttttttaatagcaaTAAATGAAATAACTTCACTCATCTGCTTCTAATTCAACTATACAAATTATTTGATGTGCAGAAAATGGCGCGGATATGAGTAGCACTCAACAAATGGATAGTGGTGAGACTTTTTTTTCCACAATTTTTTCTCTTGAAGTGTTTTTTCTAATTCTCTGACTTTTGGTGGGTGTAAATCACCTTTAATCTAAAATATATGAgtgctagaaaaaaaaaacaaaattagagaaaaaaaaacataattatgttgtaaacattcctaatttaagtgtgattgtgtaaatcctacgttagatttgattctagttatcatttcctattacaacttgtattacttggggaagaaggaatatcttctctaggagagataacaacacacattcccctacaattctacaaacacatatcTCTCTACCGCCGACCCCCTTaaccttgtcagataaaataggctacaacacgttattagcaAGCTCCTACCGCTgagcttaggaatctgacgttgaagaatttttttctgcatcaaaccagttcatccatatcatcacgcaatcaggttatTTCACAatggtttttatctcgatatttttgcaaccTTGATAGCATAAACATTCACTATAATGCATGACCTAACTTtacgtttttcaaattttagattctacataaattgtgtatgcattatattcataattattgaattatgtgaatttgatattttccatgaattgcatcaaatacaTGTACATGCATTATATTATTGAATTGCATATgctttgaattgaaaaaaaacaaaaaacaaaaaggggaAACCAAATCAATCGGTGCCGCTATGGTTCTTCGAACCCCCTGATCTTGCCCCACCAGGCTTGTAACCGGAGCCATCGGCTTCTGGCCTGACCCCAAGCAACTGGGCTTGGCCCTTTACTGGCATCCTGCTCCAGCTCGTTAGGCTTTGGAGCTTCCCCGGCctaaaaaaagaattttttttgggCTCGCCTAAAGCGGCCCGcgtgaaaaaataaattttttagccTTTGGGTCTGCCTGTAGTAGCCCATTCCCTCGGCCGGTCCTCCCCATGAGCCTGCAGTCCTACCCAAGACCCCCCCCCAACCCAATTTTTGGGCCTAGGTCACACATATCACATTTTCTTAAGCCACCCGTGggcttattattttttttgggccATGAGTTTTATTTACCTAATTATTTTATGCCTAatgtgttttatatttttttcacccatactttaatttggcccgaagtccaaataattaattcaattataattatcgtcctaaagttatatttttgcatattcttgttgcatatttctgcgtatatatttgtgtttgcctgcaggaatatatgaacctgaagttcataattattttgaaacctaaagtttcttataacatgccttgtttgaaaacctgaagtttttcacttaaaaacatcacccatgaaaacccgaagtttttcatgcaaaattaaaccaatacatgtctattagaacctgtatgttctactcctatgtgaatggattgatttttctccattacactaaccacatcttgtctatctattttgtgataggaacatgtcgaatttgaacaaactcgacttcaccactttggaggtctctggaaggaactacctcaagtaggtccaagatgtgaagctccacctaaCTGCCAAGAACTTGCGTCCCGCTATTGAATAAGAGATGGACAACCCTGTTGGCAAAGCTGAAAAAGCCACCactatgatcttcattcgaagacatatccatgatgCTCTGCAAACTGAATATCTtgttgaggaggatccacgtgcactATGGGTCACTTTGGctcgttttgatcaccaaaaagacatattcttgcctgaaacAAGACACGATTGGCAGCATTTgcacttccaagactttaagtctctgaatgaatataattctgaagtttttcGAATATGATCACTTATCAAGTTTTGCAacgaaactttgactgaagaggatcttcTGGAGAAGACTTATTCGACCTTATCTGCTTCTAATACTGTTATGcggcaacaatatagagctcagaagtttaCTAAGATCTtggatttgatctttgttttacttttcGCTGAAAAGCATAACcaactgttgatgaagaatcatcaagctcgacctactggggtgACCGTTGTGCCTGAAGTACATTATAGCACAAACCAACGCCCAAAATGCCAAAAGAGGCATGGTAGGGCCGGCCAGATGCCACCCCACCAAGGTCAACTGAGTCAatgcccatccaagggaggaaataaagttcagaagcgcccaaacctcactcccaaggccccaaacttcaagaataagggcgaagCACCTAAAACCATGGATGTGGATATGTGATATCGCTGTGGTTTaaatgaccattggtcccgtgtttgtcgagctcccaagaaggttgcaaatgaatattgttgatgcacaaaaccggaggtcttggaacaacgtaaatccgactgtgaatttgcaagtaatgtaaataacacaagatgtatcgtggttcaccccaatgtttgggctacgtccacactgattattgtatttatctaagaggtgagggagagaacctctgaatatgagaggggatatgagaggggtgagaaggcttcagaaatggcctcccctaattgtgagggtgatgagtccttttatagaataagggctcctcacttattacatatttgccccttcctttattacataattacatttaagtcccccaagtatttgtacgagatctaaatacagaggccctaaatatggtataaacaaatatCATTCTCATCGTAacaagtttgaatcaaacttcgtGTAAGTGGACGAACTAGAGACTAGAAAGAtggatgttttttatttttaagaggATACTACCTCTATAGAatattagaatcttagacatagacttattttttagttgaaataagacaatggggccgaattccacctagtggccgaacctctcctttgttttggttgatttttgaacaattttcctttatgtttggattatttgttggtgatttgttttttgatattaagttttaattagttaccatccttgaataaatgaaattattttgaattgatatttgtttttaaagcTTTTATGCACGTGAtggattcaaattaatttttcattctaggtatgactagtgggaaagttagttgtctagcagatagtgcaaccacacacACAGTTTTGAGTGaatgcatctatttcactaactttatACCTAAAAATGCACATCTGACAACCCTcttaggcccatccaacctaatTGAAAGATatggtaaggcacgtataatattgtccaatggtacaatcttgaccatttctGAGGCACTTttttctccacgttccggaagaacgtttttaagtttcaaggacattagagataacaattaccacacTGAAACCCACGTAGGAAACAGAGTTAAATTTCTGTGCATAACTTCATATGAATATGGCTAGAAGTGTATTCTAtagaagatggagcgtatctCGAGTGGTCTGTTTACTACAACCATATGCCCCATAGAATTCCACTATGTGGCCGACCCTACTACTGGGACCGCACACGAAATTACATTTTGGTATTATCATTTGGGACATTATGGACGGATAGCGATGCACTGTATCCTCAAAttttcacacgggcatccactaacctgaaatttaggttcgatccaaggaaacacatgtcaaacatgttcaatgggaaagcttattacaaagccttcttatgacaagattcgttcgaatcttcccatttttctacaacggattcagggggatATTTATGGACTGATTCACTATCCCtgtggaccatttagatactttatgatTTTGGTTGACACTTCCACACGTTGGtaacacgtgtgcttgttgtccacaaggaacgttgcattctccaaactattggctcaggttatcaagcttaaggctcaccaccctgattatttgatcaaatttattcaattggataatgttggagaattctcatctaaaactttttataactattgcatgtcggttgggattgaagttgaacatcatgtaccccatgttcacacccagaacgacCTGgtagaggctttcattaagcgcttacaaatgatAGCTCGATCGTTgatcatacgtaccaagctcccaatcgctgcttggggctatgcaatattgcacgcaacaAAGTTGGTCCGCTTGAGGCCTGTTGTGACACAACTATTTAGCGCCCTTAAGTTGGTTACCAGATACGAACCTGAAATATCGTATATGCGTGTATTGTGCGGTatatgtgccgatctcgccgcccttacgtacaaaaatgaggCATCAGCGAAAGATGTGAATCCATGTCGAATATGATTCttcttcgattattcgttacttaaaACCTTTAACATGCGATATGTTTACGGCtcatttcgcggattgtcacttctatgagacaattttctcgtcgttagggggagataagaacgaaTTATCATGGACGagtcccactttgtctcatttagatcgcCGCACTgctcagtctgaaactgaagtgcagtgcatattagatctccagagcatgccagatgctttcatcTATCTAGCGCACGTGACaatatcacatattccagctatgaatatgcctgcaaagatggatgtacctaATGTACGATGGACTTCCCTCTTGGAGGCCCATGACGCTAATATTGGTGATCCATGTACATTagtggctagccaatcatctgctcctACATAAAAAcatggcagaccccttggtttaaaggattcacaccctcaAAAGAGGAAATCCACATCACAAGGTcttgaagagcctaccgtgaatctgaTTATCGCTTACTTattctatccaactcatgaggaaattctagattacggaatcgtccttgaagagacgaatcctcatcccaagaatcgtgagatttcggtctattatgctagcttagatgatgtgtggcgtagaaatgagataaTTGTCGACGTTGCATTatcatttgcagtagctactgagattatgttaagtgatgacattgaaccgcgtttcgttgatgaatgtcgatgtagaactgattgatcaaactggaaacaagcaatccaagttgaactcgattcgcttgcgaaacgtaaggtgtttagacttgtagctcctactcctccacatgtgaagcccgtttgCTATaaatgggttttcgttcggaagcgtaacGAGAAGAATGAAATTGTGCATTAAAAAACTCGtcttgttgcacaaggcttctcacaacgccccaATATTGACTATAACAAAACTTATTCACcagttatggatgtgattactttttgctaccttgtcagtttggtagtttccgaaaaactggatatgtagctgatggacgtagtaaccgcgtatctctatagggatcttgatatggaaatctatatgaaagttcctgaatgacttacattgactggttcaaatatttctaaACCCCGAAACATGCTCTTAATTCGGCCGAAGTgttcactctacggtttgaaacaatcaaGAAGAATGTGGTGTAACCGtctaagtgagtatttgactagtcagggatatgtgaacaacgaactatacccttgtgtgttcattaagaagtcacattctggatTTGTGATTGTTGCAATATATGTCAATGACATGAATCTTATcgaaactcctgaagagctcgcaaGAATTGTCATGCACCTGAAGTTAGAATttaagatgaaagatctaggtaaaaCTTGATattgtctcggtctcgagatagagcattgtttgGATGTAATCCTAGTatatcaatcgaactacacccaaaatgtGTTgtgccgttttaatgaggatgaAGCGAAGcattcgagtactcctatggtcgttcgatcgctagatgcaaaacgagatcccttccgttcGAATGAGGATGataaagagattttggagcctgaagttccttatctaggTGCGATAAgcactttattgtacttagctcaatgcacaagacccgacatctcatttgttgttaatcttttggcaagatacagtaatgcaccaacaTGTAGACATTGGattggcgtgaaagacatcttctattaccttaagggtactacagatttgggcttgttttatCCTTAtggatcctcgagtgatgccacACCTTTTGATTCTTGTGTCGATTCTCGCCTTGGTGGTTATGCTGACgcaggatacttatctgatccgtaCAATGCGCGTTCTCAAAccggttatgtctttaccattggagGCACCAtaatctcttggaggtcaactaaacagaccttagttgcccaTTTGTCTAACCGTGCTGAAATTcttgccttacatgaagcaactcaggaatgcttttggttgagagcagttgtgggccatattcgaagctcttgGAATCTTTATCCCGCCGTTGATGTCCTGACGACGATATTTGAAGATAATGCAACACATATCGAACAACTTAATAAGGGTtgcatcaaaggagacaacaccaagcacattacgttgaagttcttcttttcacatcaacaacaagagcattagaagattgaagtcgcGCAAATTTTTTCACAAGATAGTCTGGTCGATCTTTTTCACCAAATCATTACCGAAGACGACGTTTCAGAAgtttgttcatggaattggtatgcgtaaactttccgagttgtaactttgctatttctctttggaattgtgtcaaactcagggaGAGTATCCTaaagatacttgcttgatcttaatgtactctttttccttacgattatgagcatttaTCCCTACTaaatttttgctacctaactaggttttaacaaggcacccaccttgggctggtcatatccctgaagACATCTCGTAGacgtttttttttactttgcatttctcatacatttttccttagactatgaattTTGTCACTactcgggtttttgccatagccttagggttttttttagtgagacttactacttatgcaagtttctaccttattgagaataaacGTTGTTCCTTAGAATCAGTGCCgatgagtcgacttcctcaacttctgc
Protein-coding sequences here:
- the LOC139193302 gene encoding secreted RxLR effector protein 161-like — translated: MVVRSLDAKRDPFRSNEDDKEILEPEVPYLGAISTLLYLAQCTRPDISFVVNLLARYSNAPTCRHWIGVKDIFYYLKGTTDLGLFYPYGSSSDATPFDSCVDSRLGGYADAGYLSDPYNARSQTGYVFTIGGTIISWRSTKQTLVAHLSNRAEILALHEATQECFWLRAVVGHIRSSWNLYPAVDVLTTIFEDNATHIEQLNKGCIKGDNTKHITLKFFFSHQQQEH
- the LOC103417132 gene encoding uncharacterized protein → MESQNFIGLLASGDSVIENVGHESDVQYEVKENGADLGQERDVQCEVQANSENLRHESDVQYEVSHCMLESNLEKELVEGDSDMEIEDINNLPALDSSRSANVEIKLGGNKDGDAHCILSETVTVAGKSNVLFPKVHENGCLPVQDSSTFKVPKKGGTSVSGVKRARMTVDEHKASVRVTYESLTRASKQKLEELLQQWSEWHAKHSSSSQDSIEVVESGEETFFPALHVGIERTSAVSFWMDNQTRKADNNESNILDNNDVPLYDRGYALGLTLAGGSSNAEGGLEIIDDASRCFNCGSYSHSLKNCPKPRNNAAVNSARKQLKSKRNQNASSRNPTRYYQNSPAGKYDGLRPGALDAETRKLLGLGELDPPPWLNRMREIGYPPGYLDVDDEDQPSGIIIYADGEIKEEQEDGEIIETDFADPARKKTVKFPGVNAPIPENADERLWAPGHSFEDLSRNRSHSRVSHHSEPVSRGHPREQRWSRDCRDDGPPGVDPGFAPSSYPPRYGSYDYGYNSHGSSSASAPRSPTFGRSQSDRVRRIPSFNEGSFPYSNSRHSPKNYDSGSTESWNDGSRNDYDLDLSTYSRDRLDRHRHHRRR